One Acutalibacter muris DNA window includes the following coding sequences:
- a CDS encoding Fic family protein, whose amino-acid sequence MAKADPIKGSLDFVHLQNIHRYIFEDIYSWAGELRQVDISKGNQFCLCQHLQTYGERVFSELRAGQFLIGAAKGNEFFLGLGLEAA is encoded by the coding sequence ATGGCAAAGGCTGATCCAATCAAGGGTAGCCTCGACTTTGTACATCTGCAAAACATTCACCGGTACATTTTTGAAGATATTTATAGCTGGGCAGGAGAGCTTCGGCAGGTGGATATCTCCAAAGGAAATCAGTTCTGCCTTTGCCAGCATCTCCAGACATATGGGGAAAGAGTGTTTTCTGAATTGCGGGCAGGACAATTCCTAATCGGTGCAGCGAAAGGCAATGAATTTTTTCTTGGACT